A genomic segment from Actinomyces lilanjuaniae encodes:
- a CDS encoding UDP-N-acetylmuramoyl-tripeptide--D-alanyl-D-alanine ligase: MSRTLAQAAAVVGGSLLGPDAVVDGPVVTDSRQARPGSLFVAVRGERTDGHAHLASALERGAVGALVSSPEAGADLPLGLVVVPDTVEALGALARAHLEHLRSAALARGSRLDVVAMTGSVGKTTTKDLTRQVLAACGPTVAPRASFNNEIGLPLTVLEADEATRYLVLEMGASGPGHIDYLTGVAPLDAAAVLMVGHAHMGGFGSIEGVAQAKAEILSGLLPGGTALLNVDDQRAAAMVTSAPGPVLTFSASGGRADLRASDVVVGQGARASFTLSLPGLAEPRRVHLAVPGAHNVSNALAAAGLALAAGAAPEVVADQLGQVEIESPHRMDVAVLGGDLLLIDDSYNANIDSMTAALAALPALAGQRRRVVVVSEMLELGGASVADHARTGLLAAQAGANLLVGIGAGTEPALESARAEGVEAVGLADAQEAVTRSSTLLRDGDAVLIKGSHGSGAWRLADHLKEARPR, translated from the coding sequence ATGAGCCGCACCCTGGCGCAGGCTGCTGCTGTCGTCGGCGGAAGCCTCCTCGGACCTGACGCGGTCGTGGACGGACCGGTGGTTACTGACTCCCGGCAGGCTCGACCCGGCTCGCTCTTTGTCGCGGTGCGCGGGGAGCGCACTGACGGGCACGCCCACCTGGCCTCGGCCCTGGAGCGAGGGGCCGTGGGTGCGCTGGTGAGCAGCCCTGAGGCGGGTGCCGACCTGCCCCTGGGACTCGTGGTGGTCCCCGACACGGTAGAGGCGCTGGGTGCCCTGGCCCGTGCCCACCTGGAGCACCTGCGCAGTGCGGCCCTGGCTCGAGGCAGCCGCCTGGACGTGGTGGCGATGACCGGGTCGGTGGGCAAGACCACCACCAAGGACCTGACGCGTCAGGTCCTGGCCGCCTGTGGTCCTACCGTCGCGCCGCGAGCCAGCTTCAACAACGAGATCGGGCTGCCGCTGACGGTGCTGGAGGCTGACGAGGCCACGCGCTACCTGGTCTTGGAGATGGGGGCCTCCGGCCCCGGCCACATCGACTACCTCACCGGTGTCGCGCCCCTGGACGCGGCCGCCGTCCTCATGGTCGGCCACGCGCACATGGGCGGCTTCGGCTCCATCGAGGGCGTGGCCCAGGCCAAGGCAGAGATCCTCTCCGGCCTGCTGCCTGGGGGCACGGCCCTGCTCAACGTCGATGACCAGCGCGCTGCGGCTATGGTCACCAGTGCACCCGGACCGGTCCTGACCTTCTCAGCCAGCGGAGGCCGCGCTGATCTGCGCGCCAGCGACGTCGTCGTGGGCCAGGGAGCCCGGGCGTCCTTCACTCTCAGCCTTCCCGGGCTCGCCGAGCCCCGACGGGTCCACCTGGCTGTTCCCGGGGCGCACAACGTCTCCAACGCGCTGGCCGCGGCCGGGCTCGCGCTGGCTGCCGGGGCCGCTCCCGAGGTCGTCGCCGACCAGCTGGGACAGGTGGAGATCGAGAGCCCGCACCGGATGGACGTGGCTGTGCTCGGGGGTGACCTGCTGCTCATCGATGACTCCTACAACGCCAACATCGACTCCATGACCGCAGCCTTGGCAGCCCTGCCTGCCCTGGCGGGACAGCGGCGGCGTGTCGTCGTCGTCTCGGAGATGCTGGAGCTGGGTGGGGCCTCGGTGGCAGACCACGCTCGGACGGGCCTGCTGGCGGCCCAGGCAGGGGCCAACCTGCTGGTAGGCATCGGAGCGGGGACGGAGCCGGCCCTGGAGTCGGCCCGGGCTGAGGGCGTGGAGGCCGTCGGCCTCGCCGACGCCCAGGAGGCTGTGACACGGTCCAGCACGTTGCTTCGTGACGGCGACGCCGTCCTGATCAAGGGATCCCACGGCTCCGGCGCCTGGCGCCTGGCCGACCACCTCAAGGAGGCTCGCCCCCGATGA
- the rsmH gene encoding 16S rRNA (cytosine(1402)-N(4))-methyltransferase RsmH, with amino-acid sequence MTAAGTTRLPPQPLQAEDVARRHAPVLLGRCLDLLEPALATADANGEAGRGAPLMVDCTLGMGGHTQAALDRFQGLRVIGIDRDPQALRLAQARLARYGGRFLAVHGTYDQVAEIVREHAPLLAGAADGTVDAVLMDLGVSSLQLDEAARGFAYSRPVPLDMRMDQTTGPTARDLLATEDAASLTWILRVYGEERFASQIARAVVRRREAGNPVTTSQDLADLVRQVVPAASRRSGGHPAKRTFQALRVAVNSELEILETAVPRVLNCLRVGGRVVVESYQSLEDRIVKRALVSGATTRAPHGLPAVPDSDRPYLELLTHGAVRAGPDEVALNPRAASVRLRAAARTRSVQEAPAPEPRGGPYARRTDTSNRRGKAGKR; translated from the coding sequence GTGACCGCTGCTGGCACTACACGCCTACCACCACAGCCGCTGCAGGCGGAGGATGTCGCCCGTCGGCACGCTCCCGTCCTCCTGGGGCGCTGCCTGGACCTCCTGGAACCTGCCCTGGCTACCGCGGACGCCAACGGGGAGGCGGGGCGGGGCGCACCGCTTATGGTCGACTGCACCCTGGGCATGGGTGGGCACACCCAGGCAGCCCTGGACCGCTTCCAGGGCCTGCGTGTCATCGGTATCGACCGCGACCCGCAGGCCCTCCGCCTGGCCCAGGCGCGGCTGGCCCGCTACGGGGGACGTTTCCTCGCTGTCCACGGTACCTACGACCAGGTGGCTGAGATCGTGCGGGAGCATGCCCCCCTCCTCGCAGGTGCAGCCGACGGCACTGTTGACGCCGTCCTCATGGATCTGGGCGTGTCCTCCCTCCAGCTGGACGAGGCCGCCCGCGGTTTCGCCTACTCCAGGCCCGTGCCCCTGGACATGCGTATGGACCAGACCACTGGTCCCACGGCCCGTGACCTCCTGGCAACTGAGGACGCGGCCAGCCTTACCTGGATCCTGCGGGTGTACGGGGAGGAGCGTTTCGCCTCCCAGATCGCCCGGGCGGTGGTGCGTCGCCGTGAGGCGGGGAACCCGGTGACCACCAGCCAGGACCTGGCTGACCTGGTCCGCCAGGTGGTCCCGGCGGCGTCGCGCCGTAGCGGAGGCCACCCCGCCAAGCGCACCTTCCAGGCGCTGCGCGTCGCCGTCAACTCCGAGCTGGAGATCCTGGAGACCGCGGTACCGCGGGTACTGAACTGCCTGCGGGTCGGTGGGCGCGTGGTGGTGGAGTCCTACCAGTCCCTGGAGGACAGGATCGTCAAGCGGGCACTGGTGTCAGGCGCGACCACCAGAGCGCCCCACGGTCTTCCCGCCGTCCCGGACTCCGACCGCCCCTACCTCGAGCTGCTCACCCACGGTGCCGTCAGGGCTGGTCCCGACGAGGTCGCGCTCAACCCGCGGGCGGCATCCGTGAGACTGCGGGCAGCGGCCCGCACCAGGAGCGTGCAGGAGGCGCCCGCACCCGAGCCCCGCGGCGGCCCGTATGCGCGCCGTACAGACACCAGTAACCGACGAGGAAAGGCCGGCAAGAGATGA
- a CDS encoding DUF3040 domain-containing protein, protein MALSEREQQVLRDLESQLHQEDPGLADTMDSRTTGPLRLSPRHIGAGVALVLVGMSLVVGGVVVRNSVISILLGVVGFGMAVWGVTLALTRVEAGGGPGSSRRPSRRSSFMDRQSQRWDRRRGSQG, encoded by the coding sequence ATGGCACTGTCAGAGCGAGAGCAGCAGGTCCTGCGTGATCTGGAGTCGCAGCTCCACCAGGAGGACCCGGGACTTGCCGACACGATGGACAGCAGGACGACTGGGCCCCTGCGTCTGTCCCCCAGGCACATCGGGGCCGGAGTCGCCCTGGTGCTAGTGGGGATGAGCCTGGTCGTCGGCGGTGTGGTTGTGCGTAACAGCGTGATCTCTATCCTGCTGGGTGTCGTCGGCTTCGGGATGGCCGTCTGGGGTGTCACCCTCGCCCTGACGCGTGTGGAGGCCGGTGGCGGTCCTGGGTCGTCCCGACGTCCCTCACGGCGTTCCTCCTTCATGGACCGTCAGTCGCAGCGGTGGGACCGTCGGCGCGGTTCTCAGGGCTGA
- a CDS encoding peptidoglycan D,D-transpeptidase FtsI family protein: MNPSRRQALRLAGIGLFGLLASRTVYIQAVAGPQLAARAKAERTVSWVNRARRGDITGRDGTVLASSAVTYDVGVNQQAVSQYEQVEEQADEATGGTREVVVGYGAAAAAAQLAAVLDQDPLELGAALVGDSSYSIIAQEVDPDTWRRIKALGIPGVEPDQRTRRTYPAGNVAGNVLGYTYEGDSRQLIGSAGLELTQDDLLTGTDGRGSEEIGRTGAIIPTGDQQDDEAVPGTTVRTTLDPDLQSIAQAAIDKVVAQESALWGVVVAVEPATGKVLVLADSGSVDPSDPAATAEEDRGARSVEAVFEPGSVGKVVTFATALEEEAVTAEETWNVPYTWTASNGQSFRDSHPHDHQVLTTAQVLAESSNVGTVQVGERVSDEARYSCMERFGWGAPTGIEMPAESAGLLTSPQDWDDRTRYTTMFGQGIACTSLQAVQVLATIANGGVRVAPRVIDAWITADGEETTQTVPEGVRVISEETAATLTDMLIGVTQEGGTAEAASVDGYLVAGKTGTTEILTEDGTVASFVGFLPAKEPALAIAVIVYRPKGVYGGTVAAPVFREVALAAMQSLGIAPDPAVVAGAAAQGDGEQVDGVDAR; encoded by the coding sequence GTGAACCCTTCTCGTCGCCAGGCGCTGCGGCTGGCAGGAATCGGCCTGTTCGGTCTTCTTGCGAGTCGTACTGTCTACATCCAGGCCGTCGCCGGACCACAGCTGGCAGCTCGGGCCAAGGCGGAGCGGACCGTGAGCTGGGTCAACCGTGCGCGTCGCGGGGACATCACGGGACGGGACGGGACGGTGCTGGCCTCCAGCGCCGTCACCTACGACGTCGGAGTCAACCAGCAGGCTGTGTCCCAGTACGAGCAGGTTGAGGAGCAGGCCGACGAGGCTACCGGCGGCACGCGAGAGGTCGTAGTGGGCTACGGGGCCGCGGCCGCCGCGGCCCAGCTGGCTGCGGTCCTGGACCAGGACCCCTTGGAGCTGGGGGCCGCGCTGGTTGGTGACTCGTCCTACTCAATCATTGCCCAGGAGGTCGATCCTGACACCTGGCGCCGGATCAAGGCTCTGGGGATACCCGGTGTCGAGCCCGATCAGCGGACCCGGCGCACCTACCCGGCGGGCAACGTCGCCGGCAACGTCCTGGGCTACACCTACGAGGGCGACAGCCGCCAGCTGATCGGCTCCGCCGGCCTCGAGCTGACCCAGGACGACCTCCTGACCGGTACCGACGGGCGTGGCAGCGAGGAGATCGGCCGTACCGGGGCCATCATCCCCACCGGGGACCAGCAGGACGACGAGGCGGTACCCGGCACCACCGTGCGCACCACCCTGGATCCGGACCTGCAGTCGATAGCCCAGGCCGCGATCGACAAGGTGGTTGCCCAGGAGTCGGCGCTGTGGGGCGTCGTCGTGGCCGTGGAGCCGGCCACTGGCAAGGTGCTTGTCCTAGCCGACTCCGGCTCTGTGGACCCCTCCGACCCGGCGGCGACCGCCGAGGAGGACCGTGGCGCGCGCAGCGTGGAGGCCGTCTTCGAGCCCGGAAGTGTCGGCAAGGTGGTGACCTTCGCGACCGCCCTGGAGGAGGAGGCCGTCACTGCCGAGGAGACGTGGAACGTGCCCTACACCTGGACTGCCTCCAACGGCCAGTCCTTCCGGGACTCCCACCCTCACGACCACCAGGTCCTCACAACAGCCCAGGTGCTGGCGGAGTCCTCCAACGTCGGTACGGTCCAGGTCGGCGAACGGGTCTCGGACGAGGCTCGATACTCCTGCATGGAGAGGTTCGGGTGGGGGGCGCCCACCGGGATCGAGATGCCCGCCGAGTCCGCCGGGCTGCTCACCTCCCCGCAGGATTGGGACGACCGCACCCGCTACACCACCATGTTCGGGCAGGGGATCGCCTGCACGAGCCTCCAAGCCGTCCAGGTGCTGGCGACCATTGCCAACGGTGGTGTGCGGGTCGCGCCACGGGTCATCGACGCCTGGATCACTGCGGACGGCGAGGAGACCACGCAGACGGTGCCCGAGGGGGTACGCGTCATCAGCGAGGAGACGGCCGCCACGCTCACGGATATGCTCATCGGTGTCACCCAGGAGGGTGGCACCGCCGAGGCGGCCTCCGTTGACGGCTACCTGGTGGCGGGCAAGACCGGTACCACTGAAATCCTCACTGAGGACGGGACGGTGGCATCCTTTGTCGGCTTCCTGCCAGCCAAGGAGCCCGCTCTGGCGATCGCCGTCATCGTCTACCGCCCCAAGGGGGTGTACGGGGGCACGGTGGCCGCTCCCGTGTTCCGTGAGGTGGCCCTGGCGGCCATGCAGTCCCTGGGAATCGCCCCCGACCCCGCAGTCGTTGCCGGGGCCGCGGCACAGGGGGACGGGGAGCAGGTTGACGGTGTGGACGCGCGGTGA
- a CDS encoding UDP-N-acetylmuramoyl-L-alanyl-D-glutamate--2,6-diaminopimelate ligase encodes MTNHAYESAASLRPQHNAPTSLEVLAQRLGASPATDQDAAALAGLAVAGASVDSADVAPGEVFVAVPGFTAHGARFCGQAVADGAVAVLTDPDGVSLARQTAPGTPVLTCPDPRALAGPLAAEIYHHPARQLVTTAVTGTNGKTTTTYFLDAILTAHLGSTMLAGTVELRVGGSRVESPRTTVEAPVLHRMFALAAEQGVGAACLEASSHAVVLHRLDGTVLDVVGFTNLQRDHLDFHGTMEGYLEAKSRLFTPEHARRGVVCVDDEWGRQLAASAAVPVERVRTYPGDAQAQWWVSDAVVSLTQAATTFVLHGPDGQELPASCPLPGAVNVQNAALALVMALCAGVPAQTAVEALAGAHAVPGRMQRISQRDGTRGLCIVDFAHTPDALELALQAVRPITPGRLIVVFGSDGDRDQGKRPMLGAVAARLADVLVVTDENPRSEDPQSIRDAVLEGVRSVRPDLRDVEEVTTWRGDAVRRGVELCGPQDTVIVTGKGHEPFLEAGGEFIRYNDAPVMAQAVAQKWPQA; translated from the coding sequence ATGACCAACCACGCCTACGAGTCGGCAGCCTCGCTGCGGCCGCAGCACAACGCGCCCACTTCGCTAGAGGTGCTCGCCCAGCGCCTGGGTGCCAGCCCTGCGACTGACCAGGACGCGGCCGCCCTGGCCGGGCTGGCTGTGGCCGGGGCCTCTGTGGACTCCGCGGACGTGGCACCTGGGGAGGTCTTTGTCGCGGTGCCCGGGTTCACTGCCCACGGTGCCCGGTTCTGCGGTCAGGCCGTGGCCGACGGCGCTGTCGCCGTGCTGACCGACCCTGACGGGGTGTCCCTGGCTCGTCAGACGGCTCCCGGCACCCCGGTCCTGACCTGCCCCGACCCGCGGGCGCTCGCTGGGCCGCTGGCTGCTGAGATCTACCACCACCCCGCCCGGCAGCTGGTGACCACGGCTGTGACCGGGACCAACGGCAAGACCACCACCACCTACTTCCTGGACGCGATCCTCACGGCGCACCTGGGGTCCACCATGCTGGCCGGCACCGTCGAGCTGCGTGTGGGCGGCTCCCGGGTGGAGTCTCCGCGCACCACCGTCGAGGCCCCGGTGCTTCACAGGATGTTCGCCCTGGCGGCGGAGCAGGGGGTGGGCGCGGCCTGCCTGGAGGCATCCAGCCACGCTGTCGTCCTGCACCGGCTGGACGGGACGGTCCTGGACGTCGTCGGCTTCACCAACCTCCAGCGTGACCACCTGGACTTCCACGGCACCATGGAGGGCTACCTGGAGGCCAAGTCCCGGCTGTTCACCCCGGAGCACGCGCGCCGCGGGGTGGTGTGCGTCGATGACGAGTGGGGCCGACAGCTGGCCGCCTCGGCGGCCGTGCCGGTGGAGCGGGTACGGACCTACCCTGGTGACGCGCAGGCGCAGTGGTGGGTGAGCGACGCCGTCGTCTCCCTGACGCAGGCCGCGACCACTTTTGTCCTCCACGGCCCCGACGGGCAGGAGCTCCCCGCCTCCTGTCCGCTGCCCGGCGCCGTCAACGTGCAGAATGCCGCCCTGGCCCTGGTCATGGCCCTGTGTGCCGGGGTCCCGGCGCAGACCGCGGTGGAGGCGCTGGCGGGCGCCCACGCCGTGCCCGGACGGATGCAGCGCATCAGCCAGCGTGACGGGACCCGGGGGCTGTGCATCGTGGACTTCGCGCACACACCGGACGCCCTGGAGCTGGCGCTGCAGGCTGTGCGGCCTATCACCCCGGGGCGTCTCATCGTGGTCTTCGGCTCCGACGGCGATCGTGACCAGGGCAAGCGCCCCATGCTTGGCGCGGTAGCCGCCAGGCTCGCGGACGTCCTCGTCGTCACTGACGAGAACCCCCGTAGCGAGGACCCCCAGTCCATCCGTGACGCCGTCCTGGAGGGGGTGCGCTCGGTGCGTCCGGACCTGCGCGACGTCGAGGAGGTCACGACCTGGCGCGGCGACGCCGTGCGTCGGGGTGTGGAGCTGTGCGGGCCGCAGGACACTGTCATCGTCACAGGCAAGGGCCACGAGCCCTTCCTGGAGGCCGGGGGCGAGTTCATCCGCTACAACGACGCCCCGGTCATGGCCCAGGCCGTCGCCCAGAAGTGGCCCCAGGCATGA
- the mraY gene encoding phospho-N-acetylmuramoyl-pentapeptide-transferase, whose amino-acid sequence MTAILVSGLVGLVGTLLGTPLLIRYLQVKEYGQFIRQDGPQGHFTKRGTPTMGGVVIILSTVAGYALANLSELRTPRASGVLLLYLVVGLGLIGFLDDFEKISKQRSLGLRAWQKIVGQAFIGISFAVMALRFTDRDGVAPASTRVSFARDTSLDLAFAGALVGLLLFILWANFLITAWSNAVNLTDGLDGLAAGASAMVFAAYTLIGVWQTNQSCLYGHSDVVATTCYQVRDPRDLAMVSAALMGASFGFLWWNASPAKIFMGDTGSLALGGAVAGLSILTRTEFLAVVLGGLFLAEVMSDVIQIASFKATGKRVFRMAPLHHHFELGGWTEVNVVIRFWIIAGLCVVAGLGLFYAEFLVA is encoded by the coding sequence ATGACCGCCATCCTCGTCTCCGGCCTTGTCGGCCTGGTCGGCACACTCCTGGGGACACCGCTGCTGATCCGCTACCTCCAGGTCAAGGAGTACGGGCAGTTCATCCGCCAGGACGGCCCGCAGGGGCACTTCACCAAGCGTGGCACCCCCACCATGGGTGGTGTCGTCATCATCTTGTCCACGGTGGCGGGCTACGCCCTGGCCAACCTGAGCGAGCTGCGTACTCCCCGGGCCTCCGGGGTCCTCCTGCTGTACCTGGTCGTGGGGCTGGGGCTCATCGGCTTCCTGGACGACTTCGAGAAGATCTCAAAGCAGCGGTCCCTGGGCCTGCGGGCCTGGCAGAAGATCGTCGGCCAGGCCTTCATCGGCATCAGCTTTGCGGTCATGGCCCTGCGCTTTACCGACCGTGACGGCGTCGCCCCGGCCTCGACCCGGGTTTCCTTCGCCCGGGACACCTCCCTGGACCTCGCCTTCGCCGGGGCTCTTGTGGGCCTCCTCCTGTTCATCTTGTGGGCGAACTTCCTCATCACTGCCTGGTCCAACGCGGTCAACCTCACCGACGGACTCGACGGCCTGGCAGCGGGCGCCTCCGCCATGGTCTTCGCTGCCTACACCCTTATCGGGGTGTGGCAGACCAACCAGTCCTGCCTCTACGGGCACTCCGACGTGGTGGCCACGACCTGCTACCAGGTACGCGACCCCCGGGACCTGGCCATGGTCTCCGCAGCGCTCATGGGGGCCAGCTTCGGCTTCCTGTGGTGGAACGCCTCCCCGGCCAAGATCTTTATGGGGGACACCGGATCCCTGGCGCTGGGGGGAGCCGTGGCCGGGCTGTCGATCCTGACCCGTACGGAGTTCCTTGCCGTGGTCCTGGGAGGGCTGTTCCTGGCCGAGGTCATGAGCGACGTCATCCAGATCGCCTCCTTCAAGGCAACCGGCAAGCGTGTCTTCCGCATGGCTCCACTCCACCACCACTTTGAGCTGGGAGGATGGACCGAGGTCAACGTCGTGATCCGCTTCTGGATCATTGCCGGCCTGTGCGTCGTCGCGGGGCTCGGCCTGTTCTACGCGGAGTTCCTCGTAGCCTGA